The Rhodocytophaga rosea genome has a segment encoding these proteins:
- a CDS encoding 16S rRNA (uracil(1498)-N(3))-methyltransferase: protein MQLFYNPDFNIQAPFLLEDEARHCLKVLRIKKGDIVHVTDGNGNIFETRLLTEDPKKCQLQIISTQTESYKPYTIHIAIAPTKNADRTEWMVEKCVELGVDEISFIACEHSERKFFKTDRVEKIAIAAMKQSLKSRLPAIHEIISYKKFIEQPLPEQRFIAHLEEGKRELLQQLAQQGKEYCVLIGPEGDFSPEEIRLAQAKGFLAVSLGESRLRTETAGIVACHILNLINSR, encoded by the coding sequence ATGCAATTATTTTATAACCCCGATTTTAATATACAAGCTCCTTTCCTGCTAGAGGATGAAGCCAGGCATTGCCTGAAAGTATTGCGCATAAAAAAGGGAGATATAGTGCATGTCACCGACGGAAATGGAAACATTTTTGAAACGCGGCTGCTGACAGAAGATCCTAAAAAATGCCAGCTACAGATCATTTCTACACAAACAGAATCTTATAAACCGTATACAATCCATATAGCCATTGCACCCACCAAAAATGCTGACCGTACCGAATGGATGGTAGAAAAATGTGTGGAACTCGGCGTAGATGAAATCAGCTTTATCGCCTGTGAACATTCCGAACGGAAGTTTTTTAAAACAGACCGGGTAGAAAAAATCGCAATAGCAGCCATGAAACAATCGCTGAAAAGCAGATTACCAGCTATTCATGAAATTATTTCCTATAAAAAATTTATAGAACAACCCTTGCCCGAACAGCGGTTTATTGCGCATTTGGAAGAAGGAAAGCGGGAATTATTACAGCAGCTTGCTCAACAAGGTAAAGAATATTGTGTGTTGATTGGCCCGGAAGGAGATTTTTCTCCGGAAGAAATCAGACTCGCCCAGGCAAAAGGATTTTTAGCTGTAAGTCTGGGTGAAAGCCGGTTACGCACCGAAACTGCAGGAATCGTAGCCTGCCACATATTAAATCTGATCAACAGCCGTTAG
- the gldA gene encoding gliding motility-associated ABC transporter ATP-binding subunit GldA → MSVVITALTKMYGAQKAVDGISFQAHPGQVVGFLGPNGAGKSTTMKIITCYLPPTNGQVQVCGYDVVNSPMDVRRNIGYLPEHNPLYLDMYVHEYLHFIGSLHKLNRKTLPNRVKEMIDLCGLGREQGKKIGSLSKGYRQRVGLAQSLIHDPQVLILDEPTTGLDPNQIVEIRQVIKETGRQKTVIFSTHIMQEVEAICDRVIIINLGKIVADSPVQELYQFQRSTQTIFLEFNHQIQTDKLAALPGVQNLREKGTGKYEIDTDGSIDIRPDIFRLAAENSWTLIGIKQEEKNLESIFQALTK, encoded by the coding sequence ATGTCGGTAGTAATCACAGCACTTACTAAAATGTATGGCGCTCAAAAAGCGGTAGATGGCATTTCTTTTCAAGCCCATCCTGGCCAGGTGGTAGGTTTTCTGGGTCCGAATGGTGCCGGAAAATCCACGACCATGAAGATTATTACCTGTTACCTTCCTCCTACCAATGGACAGGTACAGGTATGCGGATACGACGTAGTAAACTCACCAATGGACGTACGGCGGAATATTGGCTATCTGCCGGAGCATAATCCACTGTATCTGGATATGTATGTGCATGAATATTTACACTTCATTGGCTCCTTGCATAAACTCAATAGAAAAACGCTGCCAAACCGGGTAAAGGAGATGATAGATTTATGTGGCTTAGGAAGGGAACAAGGAAAAAAGATAGGTTCGCTATCCAAAGGTTACCGGCAACGGGTAGGACTGGCGCAGTCGCTCATTCATGATCCGCAGGTACTCATTCTCGATGAACCCACCACCGGACTCGATCCCAACCAGATTGTGGAAATACGGCAGGTAATTAAGGAAACCGGCCGGCAAAAAACAGTAATATTCTCTACTCACATTATGCAGGAAGTAGAAGCCATCTGTGATAGGGTAATTATTATTAACCTGGGCAAAATTGTAGCCGACAGTCCGGTGCAGGAATTGTATCAGTTTCAGCGTAGCACCCAGACTATTTTTCTGGAATTTAACCACCAGATTCAAACAGACAAGCTGGCTGCCTTGCCTGGGGTACAAAATCTTCGCGAAAAAGGAACAGGAAAATATGAAATAGATACGGATGGCTCTATTGACATTCGTCCGGATATATTCCGCTTAGCCGCAGAAAACAGCTGGACGCTTATAGGTATCAAACAGGAGGAAAAAAACCTGGAAAGCATTTTCCAGGCATTAACAAAGTAA